In one Cloacibacillus porcorum genomic region, the following are encoded:
- a CDS encoding NADP-dependent isocitrate dehydrogenase has translation MAKIQMTTPLVEMDGDEMTRIIWRQIKETLILPHVELKTEYYDLGLKHRDETDDQVTVDSAEATKKYGVAVKCATITPNAQRVEEYGLKKQWKSPNGTIRALLDGTVFRAPIMVKGVRPTVSTWKRPITIARHAYGDIYKDVEMNIPCAGTLKMIFEPADGDAGKRQEETVFEYKGPGVAMGMHNLEKSISSFARACFKYALDTGQDLWFSTKDTISKKYDQTFKLIFEDIYEKEFRAEFEKAGITYFYTLIDDAVARVVRSEGGFIWACKNYDGDVMSDMVATAFGSLAMMTSVLVSPDGVYEYEAAHGTVTRHYYQHLEGKTTSTNPMATIFAWSGALRKRGELDGNAALQEFAGRLERASIETIESGEMTKDIFAISEVPNKKMLTTEEFLQSIAGKL, from the coding sequence ATGGCAAAGATTCAAATGACCACTCCCCTCGTGGAGATGGACGGCGACGAAATGACAAGGATCATCTGGCGGCAGATAAAGGAGACTCTCATCCTGCCCCATGTGGAGCTGAAGACGGAATATTACGACCTCGGCCTCAAACACCGCGACGAGACGGACGACCAGGTGACGGTGGACTCCGCCGAGGCGACGAAAAAATACGGCGTCGCCGTCAAGTGCGCGACCATCACCCCCAACGCGCAGCGTGTGGAGGAGTACGGCCTTAAAAAGCAGTGGAAGAGCCCGAACGGGACGATCCGGGCGCTCCTTGACGGCACGGTATTCCGCGCGCCGATCATGGTGAAGGGCGTACGCCCCACCGTCAGCACCTGGAAGAGGCCCATCACCATCGCCCGCCATGCCTACGGCGATATATATAAGGATGTCGAGATGAACATCCCCTGCGCCGGAACGCTGAAGATGATCTTCGAGCCAGCGGACGGCGATGCCGGCAAGCGCCAGGAGGAGACGGTTTTTGAATATAAGGGCCCCGGCGTGGCGATGGGGATGCACAACCTTGAAAAATCAATCTCCAGCTTTGCGCGCGCCTGCTTTAAATACGCACTGGATACCGGGCAGGATCTCTGGTTCTCGACAAAAGACACCATCTCCAAGAAATACGACCAGACCTTCAAGCTGATCTTTGAGGATATCTATGAAAAAGAGTTCCGCGCCGAATTTGAAAAGGCGGGTATCACGTACTTCTATACGCTGATAGACGACGCCGTGGCGCGCGTCGTCCGCTCCGAGGGCGGCTTTATCTGGGCCTGCAAAAACTATGACGGAGACGTGATGTCCGACATGGTGGCCACCGCCTTCGGAAGCCTCGCGATGATGACCTCCGTGCTTGTATCGCCGGATGGCGTCTACGAATACGAGGCGGCCCACGGTACGGTGACGCGCCATTACTACCAGCATCTGGAGGGAAAGACGACCTCGACGAATCCCATGGCGACCATCTTCGCCTGGAGCGGCGCGCTCCGCAAGCGCGGTGAGCTGGACGGCAACGCCGCACTTCAGGAGTTCGCCGGACGTCTGGAGAGGGCCTCTATTGAAACGATTGAGAGCGGCGAAATGACGAAGGATATCTTCGCCATCTCCGAGGTGCCGAATAAGAAGATGCTGACGACTGAGGAATTTCTCCAGTCGATAGCCGGGAAGCTGTAA